One window of the Populus trichocarpa isolate Nisqually-1 chromosome 9, P.trichocarpa_v4.1, whole genome shotgun sequence genome contains the following:
- the LOC7456400 gene encoding uncharacterized protein LOC7456400 isoform X2 encodes MDHVLGDPCQRKFDVAKQEPNSIFEDFCHLKSKKMGQLEDCVEVKKRQFPNTEVQNSLKQEILDLQDRLQDQVLVRRALEKALSSRSFSHDIMTDKSIPKPAKDLMKEIAVLELEVVYMERYLLSLYRKTFDQQASSLSTKDEREDERFKMSSDAHRGMFPAVPRNDIVSVKDNSTDNASHLTSLTKECNGTWGLEKLLDSSIHRCHSSISQRSIGTSPPTRSIVRAIDSYHSLPLSMLEQAWNGTSNATSLADHLGTSIRYGVVETPNWLSEEMIRRISAIYCELADPPLINPDYASSRISVSSSPNEFPSQGHGDIWSPQYGNFSSFNSSIDNPFHIGASKEFSGPYCSMAKVQHICRDSQKLRDIQHKLQDFRSLVSQLEGVNPRKMKHEEKLAFWINVHNALVMHAYLVYGIPQNNMKRMSLILKAAYNVGGHTVNVDMIQSYILGCRLLRPGQWLWQLFSSKTKFKVGDGRKAYSIDHPEPRLYFALCAGSYSDPAVRVYTPKRVFEDLEAAKEEYIQSTFIVHKEKKLHIPKIVESFAKDLELCPAGLMEMIEHLLPHCLRKRIQECRHRKLGKNIEWIPHNFAFRYLLSKELA; translated from the exons ATGGACCATGTTTTAGG TGATCCATGTCAAAGAAAATTTGATGTTGCTAAACAAGAACCAAACAGCATCTTTGAAGATTTTTGTCACCTTAAATCG AAGAAAATGGGACAGCTTGAGGACTGTGTTGAAGTCAAGAAGAGGCAATTTCCTAACACAGAGGTTCAAAATTCATTAAAGCAGGAG ATTTTAGATCTTCAAGACCGATTGCAGGACCAGGTTTTGGTGCGCCGTGCCTTGGAGAAGGCATTAAGTAGTAGGTCTTTTTCCCATGATATCATGACTGATAAGTCAATCCCCAAG CCCGCTAAGGATCTGATGAAGGAAATTGCAGTATTGGAACTGGAAGTAGTGTATATGGAACGATATCTTCTCTCACTgtatagaaaaacatttgaCCAACAAGCATCATCTCTGTCAACCAAGGATGAAAGGGAGGATGAGAGATTCAAAATGAGTTCAGACGCACATAGAGGAATGTTTCCAGCAGTTCCTAGAAATGATATCGTGTCAGTTAAGGACAATTCCACTGATAATGCAAGTCATCTTACTTCACTAACCAAGGAATGCAATGGCACTTGGGGACTGGAAAAACTGTTAGATTCCAGCATTCATCGATGTCATTCCTCAATATCTCAGCGGTCTATTGGAACTTCTCCTCCAACGCGATCTATAGTCAGAGCCATAGACTCATACCATTCTCTCCCACTGTCAATGCTGGAG CAAGCTTGGAATGGTACTTCAAATGCAACCAGTCTAGCAGATCATCTTGGAACCTCTATTCGCTATGGTGTAGTAGAGACGCCGAACTGGCTTTCTGAGGAGATGATCAGGAGGATCTCAGCCATATATTGTGAACTTGCAGACCCACCTTTGATCAATCCTGATTATGCTTCCTCACGTATTTCAGTCTCTTCATCACCAAACGAGTTTCCATCACAAGGCCATGGTGACATATGGAGCCCCCAGTACGGGAACTTTTCAtccttcaactcatcaattgaCAATCCTTTCCATATTGGAGCCTCCAAGGAATTCAGTGGACCATACTGCTCAATGGCCAAGGTCCAACACATTTGTAGAGATAGTCAAAAGCTGAGAGATATTCAACATAAGCTGCAAGATTTTAG GTCACTTGTCTCTCAGCTAGAAGGGGTTAATCCTAGGAAGATGAAACACGAGGAAAAACTAGCGTTTTGGATCAATGTGCACAATGCACTTGTGATGCAT GCATATTTAGTATACGGCATTccacaaaataatatgaaaaggaTGTCCTTAATACTCAAG GCAGCATACAATGTTGGGGGTCATACAGTTAATGTAGACATGATACAGAGTTATATTCTGGGATGTCGGCTTCTCCGTCCAGGACAG TGGCTGTGGCAGCTATTTTCTTCCAAGACAAAATTCAAGGTTGGAGATGGAAGGAAAGCTTATTCTATTGATCATCCTGAACCTCGCTTGTATTTTGCACTTTGTGCAGGAAGCTATTCTGATCCTGCG GTTCGAGTATATACTCCTAAGCGAGTGTTTGAGGATCTGGAGGCTGCAAAGGAAGAATACATCCAATCAACATTCATTgtacataaagaaaagaaactccATATACCAAAGATTGTGGAGTCTTTTGCCAAGGATTTGGAACTTTGCCCTGCCGGTTTGATGGAAATGATAGAGCATTTACTGCCTCATTGTTTGCGGAAAAGAATTCAGGAGTGTCGGCACAGAAAACTTGGCAAGAACATCGAGTGGATTCCTCACAACTTCGCGTTTCGCTATCTGCTTTCCAAGGAATTAGCCTAG
- the LOC7456400 gene encoding uncharacterized protein LOC7456400 isoform X3, producing the protein MGQLEDCVEVKKRQFPNTEVQNSLKQEILDLQDRLQDQVLVRRALEKALSSRSFSHDIMTDKSIPKPAKDLMKEIAVLELEVVYMERYLLSLYRKTFDQQASSLSTKDEREDERFKMSSDAHRGMFPAVPRNDIVSVKDNSTDNASHLTSLTKECNGTWGLEKLLDSSIHRCHSSISQRSIGTSPPTRSIVRAIDSYHSLPLSMLEQAWNGTSNATSLADHLGTSIRYGVVETPNWLSEEMIRRISAIYCELADPPLINPDYASSRISVSSSPNEFPSQGHGDIWSPQYGNFSSFNSSIDNPFHIGASKEFSGPYCSMAKVQHICRDSQKLRDIQHKLQDFRSLVSQLEGVNPRKMKHEEKLAFWINVHNALVMHAYLVYGIPQNNMKRMSLILKAAYNVGGHTVNVDMIQSYILGCRLLRPGQWLWQLFSSKTKFKVGDGRKAYSIDHPEPRLYFALCAGSYSDPAVRVYTPKRVFEDLEAAKEEYIQSTFIVHKEKKLHIPKIVESFAKDLELCPAGLMEMIEHLLPHCLRKRIQECRHRKLGKNIEWIPHNFAFRYLLSKELA; encoded by the exons ATGGGACAGCTTGAGGACTGTGTTGAAGTCAAGAAGAGGCAATTTCCTAACACAGAGGTTCAAAATTCATTAAAGCAGGAG ATTTTAGATCTTCAAGACCGATTGCAGGACCAGGTTTTGGTGCGCCGTGCCTTGGAGAAGGCATTAAGTAGTAGGTCTTTTTCCCATGATATCATGACTGATAAGTCAATCCCCAAG CCCGCTAAGGATCTGATGAAGGAAATTGCAGTATTGGAACTGGAAGTAGTGTATATGGAACGATATCTTCTCTCACTgtatagaaaaacatttgaCCAACAAGCATCATCTCTGTCAACCAAGGATGAAAGGGAGGATGAGAGATTCAAAATGAGTTCAGACGCACATAGAGGAATGTTTCCAGCAGTTCCTAGAAATGATATCGTGTCAGTTAAGGACAATTCCACTGATAATGCAAGTCATCTTACTTCACTAACCAAGGAATGCAATGGCACTTGGGGACTGGAAAAACTGTTAGATTCCAGCATTCATCGATGTCATTCCTCAATATCTCAGCGGTCTATTGGAACTTCTCCTCCAACGCGATCTATAGTCAGAGCCATAGACTCATACCATTCTCTCCCACTGTCAATGCTGGAG CAAGCTTGGAATGGTACTTCAAATGCAACCAGTCTAGCAGATCATCTTGGAACCTCTATTCGCTATGGTGTAGTAGAGACGCCGAACTGGCTTTCTGAGGAGATGATCAGGAGGATCTCAGCCATATATTGTGAACTTGCAGACCCACCTTTGATCAATCCTGATTATGCTTCCTCACGTATTTCAGTCTCTTCATCACCAAACGAGTTTCCATCACAAGGCCATGGTGACATATGGAGCCCCCAGTACGGGAACTTTTCAtccttcaactcatcaattgaCAATCCTTTCCATATTGGAGCCTCCAAGGAATTCAGTGGACCATACTGCTCAATGGCCAAGGTCCAACACATTTGTAGAGATAGTCAAAAGCTGAGAGATATTCAACATAAGCTGCAAGATTTTAG GTCACTTGTCTCTCAGCTAGAAGGGGTTAATCCTAGGAAGATGAAACACGAGGAAAAACTAGCGTTTTGGATCAATGTGCACAATGCACTTGTGATGCAT GCATATTTAGTATACGGCATTccacaaaataatatgaaaaggaTGTCCTTAATACTCAAG GCAGCATACAATGTTGGGGGTCATACAGTTAATGTAGACATGATACAGAGTTATATTCTGGGATGTCGGCTTCTCCGTCCAGGACAG TGGCTGTGGCAGCTATTTTCTTCCAAGACAAAATTCAAGGTTGGAGATGGAAGGAAAGCTTATTCTATTGATCATCCTGAACCTCGCTTGTATTTTGCACTTTGTGCAGGAAGCTATTCTGATCCTGCG GTTCGAGTATATACTCCTAAGCGAGTGTTTGAGGATCTGGAGGCTGCAAAGGAAGAATACATCCAATCAACATTCATTgtacataaagaaaagaaactccATATACCAAAGATTGTGGAGTCTTTTGCCAAGGATTTGGAACTTTGCCCTGCCGGTTTGATGGAAATGATAGAGCATTTACTGCCTCATTGTTTGCGGAAAAGAATTCAGGAGTGTCGGCACAGAAAACTTGGCAAGAACATCGAGTGGATTCCTCACAACTTCGCGTTTCGCTATCTGCTTTCCAAGGAATTAGCCTAG
- the LOC7456400 gene encoding uncharacterized protein LOC7456400 isoform X1, whose product MHVVKCRAGSTFKQFKSMEVRVSRHKHSNSDPCQRKFDVAKQEPNSIFEDFCHLKSKKMGQLEDCVEVKKRQFPNTEVQNSLKQEILDLQDRLQDQVLVRRALEKALSSRSFSHDIMTDKSIPKPAKDLMKEIAVLELEVVYMERYLLSLYRKTFDQQASSLSTKDEREDERFKMSSDAHRGMFPAVPRNDIVSVKDNSTDNASHLTSLTKECNGTWGLEKLLDSSIHRCHSSISQRSIGTSPPTRSIVRAIDSYHSLPLSMLEQAWNGTSNATSLADHLGTSIRYGVVETPNWLSEEMIRRISAIYCELADPPLINPDYASSRISVSSSPNEFPSQGHGDIWSPQYGNFSSFNSSIDNPFHIGASKEFSGPYCSMAKVQHICRDSQKLRDIQHKLQDFRSLVSQLEGVNPRKMKHEEKLAFWINVHNALVMHAYLVYGIPQNNMKRMSLILKAAYNVGGHTVNVDMIQSYILGCRLLRPGQWLWQLFSSKTKFKVGDGRKAYSIDHPEPRLYFALCAGSYSDPAVRVYTPKRVFEDLEAAKEEYIQSTFIVHKEKKLHIPKIVESFAKDLELCPAGLMEMIEHLLPHCLRKRIQECRHRKLGKNIEWIPHNFAFRYLLSKELA is encoded by the exons ATGCATGTAGTGAAGTGTCGGGCTGGTTCAACTTTTAAACAGTTCAAGTCCATGGAGGTAAGAGTTTCAAGGCACAAGCATTCTAATAG TGATCCATGTCAAAGAAAATTTGATGTTGCTAAACAAGAACCAAACAGCATCTTTGAAGATTTTTGTCACCTTAAATCG AAGAAAATGGGACAGCTTGAGGACTGTGTTGAAGTCAAGAAGAGGCAATTTCCTAACACAGAGGTTCAAAATTCATTAAAGCAGGAG ATTTTAGATCTTCAAGACCGATTGCAGGACCAGGTTTTGGTGCGCCGTGCCTTGGAGAAGGCATTAAGTAGTAGGTCTTTTTCCCATGATATCATGACTGATAAGTCAATCCCCAAG CCCGCTAAGGATCTGATGAAGGAAATTGCAGTATTGGAACTGGAAGTAGTGTATATGGAACGATATCTTCTCTCACTgtatagaaaaacatttgaCCAACAAGCATCATCTCTGTCAACCAAGGATGAAAGGGAGGATGAGAGATTCAAAATGAGTTCAGACGCACATAGAGGAATGTTTCCAGCAGTTCCTAGAAATGATATCGTGTCAGTTAAGGACAATTCCACTGATAATGCAAGTCATCTTACTTCACTAACCAAGGAATGCAATGGCACTTGGGGACTGGAAAAACTGTTAGATTCCAGCATTCATCGATGTCATTCCTCAATATCTCAGCGGTCTATTGGAACTTCTCCTCCAACGCGATCTATAGTCAGAGCCATAGACTCATACCATTCTCTCCCACTGTCAATGCTGGAG CAAGCTTGGAATGGTACTTCAAATGCAACCAGTCTAGCAGATCATCTTGGAACCTCTATTCGCTATGGTGTAGTAGAGACGCCGAACTGGCTTTCTGAGGAGATGATCAGGAGGATCTCAGCCATATATTGTGAACTTGCAGACCCACCTTTGATCAATCCTGATTATGCTTCCTCACGTATTTCAGTCTCTTCATCACCAAACGAGTTTCCATCACAAGGCCATGGTGACATATGGAGCCCCCAGTACGGGAACTTTTCAtccttcaactcatcaattgaCAATCCTTTCCATATTGGAGCCTCCAAGGAATTCAGTGGACCATACTGCTCAATGGCCAAGGTCCAACACATTTGTAGAGATAGTCAAAAGCTGAGAGATATTCAACATAAGCTGCAAGATTTTAG GTCACTTGTCTCTCAGCTAGAAGGGGTTAATCCTAGGAAGATGAAACACGAGGAAAAACTAGCGTTTTGGATCAATGTGCACAATGCACTTGTGATGCAT GCATATTTAGTATACGGCATTccacaaaataatatgaaaaggaTGTCCTTAATACTCAAG GCAGCATACAATGTTGGGGGTCATACAGTTAATGTAGACATGATACAGAGTTATATTCTGGGATGTCGGCTTCTCCGTCCAGGACAG TGGCTGTGGCAGCTATTTTCTTCCAAGACAAAATTCAAGGTTGGAGATGGAAGGAAAGCTTATTCTATTGATCATCCTGAACCTCGCTTGTATTTTGCACTTTGTGCAGGAAGCTATTCTGATCCTGCG GTTCGAGTATATACTCCTAAGCGAGTGTTTGAGGATCTGGAGGCTGCAAAGGAAGAATACATCCAATCAACATTCATTgtacataaagaaaagaaactccATATACCAAAGATTGTGGAGTCTTTTGCCAAGGATTTGGAACTTTGCCCTGCCGGTTTGATGGAAATGATAGAGCATTTACTGCCTCATTGTTTGCGGAAAAGAATTCAGGAGTGTCGGCACAGAAAACTTGGCAAGAACATCGAGTGGATTCCTCACAACTTCGCGTTTCGCTATCTGCTTTCCAAGGAATTAGCCTAG
- the LOC7456399 gene encoding probable E3 ubiquitin-protein ligase ARI2 isoform X1 produces MEGEEDYGFSEEEDYYYADDGDSHDGLADNDDSALQWAPPKGSTTKVITKESLLAAQREDLRRVMDLLSLKEHHARTLLIHYRWDVEKLLAVLVEKGKSCLFTEAGVTVVENVDDEVPPSSSSTITCDICIEDATADNATRMECGHCFCNNCWTEHFIIKINEGQSRRIQCMAHRCSAICDEAIVRNLVSRRHPNLAEKFDRFLLESYIEDNKMVKWCPSIPHCGKAIRVEEDEFCEVECSCGLQFCFSCLSEAHSPCSCLMWERWSKKCHDESETVNWITVHTKPCPKCYKPVEKNGGCNLVSCICGQSFCWVCGGATGRDHTWSRIAGHSCGRYKEDREKQTERAKRDLYRYMHYHNRFKAHTDSFKLESKLKESILDKVSVAEERELRLKDFSWVTNGLNRLFRSRRVLSYSYPFAFYMFGEEFFKDEMTDEEREIKKNLFEDQQQQLESNVEKLSMFLEEPFQQFSQDKVMDIRMRVINLSVTIDTLCQKMYECIESDLLGSLHLGTHHIAPYKSKGIERASELSSCWNTKLGSTDEYLPSGGTSEHDRPSGSGSSDDSGCSYRKRAKKEGGGFFDLNLPAEIVDRN; encoded by the exons ATGGAGGGTGAGGAGGATTATGGATTTAGTGAAGAGGAGGACTACTATTACGCCGATGATGGTGACTCGCATGACGGCCTTGCCGACAATGACGATTCTGCTTTACAGTGGGCTCCACCTAAGGGCTCAACTACTAAG GTGATCACTAAAGAGTCCCTCTTGGCTGCACAG AGGGAAGATTTGCGGAGAGTCATGGATTTGCTATCACTAAAAGAACACCATGCACGGACTTTATTGATCCATTATCGATGGGATGTTGAAAAGCTACTTGCAGTGCTTGTGGAGAAAGGGAAATCGTGTTTGTTTACTGAAGCAGGTGTTACTGTGGTTGAAAATGTTGATGATGAAGTGCCACCGAGTTCATCTTCTACAATAACTTGTGATATATGCATAGAGGATGCAACTGCTGATAACGCCACAAGAATGGAATGTGGCCATTGTTTCTGCAACAATT GCTGGACAGAACacttcattataaaaataaatgagggCCAGAGCAGGCGCATCCAGTGCATGGCACACAGATGTAGTGCAATTTGTGATGAAGCTATTGTCAGGAATTTAGTAAGTAGAAGGCATCCTAATTTGGCAGAGAAATTTGATCGCTTTCTTCTTGAGTCGTATATTGAGGACAATAAAATGGTCAAATGGTGTCCGAGCATTCCTCACTGCGGGAAAGCTATACGAGTTGAGGAGGATGAATTTTGCGAGGTAGAATGTTCATGTGGTCTGCAGTTTTGTTTCAGTTGCTTATCAGAAGCACACTCGCCTTGTTCATGCTTAATGTGGGAGCGCTGGAGCAAGAAGTGCCACGATGAATCTGAAACTGTTAACTGGATCACGGTTCATACAAAGCCTTGTCCAAAGTGCTACAAACCTGTCGAGAAAAATGGTGGCTGCAACCTTGTTAGCTGCATCTGTGGACAGTCATTTTG TTGGGTGTGTGGTGGAGCTACTGGTAGAGACCACACTTGGTCAAGAATAGCAGGTCACAGTTGTGGTCGCTACAAAGAAGACCGAGAGAAACAAACCGAAAGGGCAAAACGGGATCTCTATCGATATATGCATTATCATAACCGCTTCAAGGCTCATACAGATTCCTTTAAGCTTGAAAGTAAACTGAAGGAATCAATCCTAGACAAGGTGTCCGTTGCAGAAGAGAGGGAATTGAGACTCAAAGATTTCAGCTGGGTAACTAATGGACTCAACAGACTTTTCAGATCAAGACGGGTTCTTTCTTATTCGTACCCGTTTGCATTTTACATGTTTGGTGAAGAGTTTTTTAAGGACGAGATGACAGACGAGGaaagggaaataaaaaagaatctatTTGAGGATCAGCAACAGCAGCTTGAGTCGAATGTTGAGAAACTCTCCATGTTTCTGGAGGAGCCCTTTCAGCAGTTCAGTCAGGATAAAGTTATGGATATAAGGATGCGCGTCATCAATCTGTCTGTGACCATTGATACCCTCTGTCAGAAAAT GTATGAATGCATTGAGAGCGATTTGTTGGGTTCTCTTCATCTAGGCACCCATCATATAGCTCCTTACAAGTCGAAGGGCATTGAAAGGGCATCGGAACTTTCCTCTTGTTGGAACACCAAACTTGGTTCTACAGATGAATACCTACCAAGTG GTGGGACATCAGAACATGACAGACCTTCTGGCTCTGGGAGTTCAGATGATAGTGGATGCTCTTATCGGAAGCGTGCTAAAAAGGAGGGTGGTGGGTTTTTTGATCTGAACTTGCCAGCAGAGATTGTAGACAGGAACTGA
- the LOC7456399 gene encoding probable E3 ubiquitin-protein ligase ARI2 isoform X2 gives MEGEEDYGFSEEEDYYYADDGDSHDGLADNDDSALQWAPPKGSTTKVITKESLLAAQREDLRRVMDLLSLKEHHARTLLIHYRWDVEKLLAVLVEKGKSCLFTEAGVTVVENVDDEVPPSSSSTITCDICIEDATADNATRMECGHCFCNNCWTEHFIIKINEGQSRRIQCMAHRCSAICDEAIVRNLVSRRHPNLAEKFDRFLLESYIEDNKMVKWCPSIPHCGKAIRVEEDEFCEVECSCGLQFCFSCLSEAHSPCSCLMWERWSKKCHDESETVNWITVHTKPCPKCYKPVEKNGGCNLVSCICGQSFCWVCGGATGRDHTWSRIAGHSCGRYKEDREKQTERAKRDLYRYMHYHNRFKAHTDSFKLESKLKESILDKVSVAEERELRLKDFSWVTNGLNRLFRSRRVLSYSYPFAFYMFGEEFFKDEMTDEEREIKKNLFEDQQQQLESNVEKLSMFLEEPFQQFSQDKVMDIRMRVINLSVTIDTLCQKMYECIESDLLGSLHLGTHHIAPYKSKGIERASELSSCWNTKLGSTDEYLPSDFQLQGLSVWRMERLFIPLKRKALFHSK, from the exons ATGGAGGGTGAGGAGGATTATGGATTTAGTGAAGAGGAGGACTACTATTACGCCGATGATGGTGACTCGCATGACGGCCTTGCCGACAATGACGATTCTGCTTTACAGTGGGCTCCACCTAAGGGCTCAACTACTAAG GTGATCACTAAAGAGTCCCTCTTGGCTGCACAG AGGGAAGATTTGCGGAGAGTCATGGATTTGCTATCACTAAAAGAACACCATGCACGGACTTTATTGATCCATTATCGATGGGATGTTGAAAAGCTACTTGCAGTGCTTGTGGAGAAAGGGAAATCGTGTTTGTTTACTGAAGCAGGTGTTACTGTGGTTGAAAATGTTGATGATGAAGTGCCACCGAGTTCATCTTCTACAATAACTTGTGATATATGCATAGAGGATGCAACTGCTGATAACGCCACAAGAATGGAATGTGGCCATTGTTTCTGCAACAATT GCTGGACAGAACacttcattataaaaataaatgagggCCAGAGCAGGCGCATCCAGTGCATGGCACACAGATGTAGTGCAATTTGTGATGAAGCTATTGTCAGGAATTTAGTAAGTAGAAGGCATCCTAATTTGGCAGAGAAATTTGATCGCTTTCTTCTTGAGTCGTATATTGAGGACAATAAAATGGTCAAATGGTGTCCGAGCATTCCTCACTGCGGGAAAGCTATACGAGTTGAGGAGGATGAATTTTGCGAGGTAGAATGTTCATGTGGTCTGCAGTTTTGTTTCAGTTGCTTATCAGAAGCACACTCGCCTTGTTCATGCTTAATGTGGGAGCGCTGGAGCAAGAAGTGCCACGATGAATCTGAAACTGTTAACTGGATCACGGTTCATACAAAGCCTTGTCCAAAGTGCTACAAACCTGTCGAGAAAAATGGTGGCTGCAACCTTGTTAGCTGCATCTGTGGACAGTCATTTTG TTGGGTGTGTGGTGGAGCTACTGGTAGAGACCACACTTGGTCAAGAATAGCAGGTCACAGTTGTGGTCGCTACAAAGAAGACCGAGAGAAACAAACCGAAAGGGCAAAACGGGATCTCTATCGATATATGCATTATCATAACCGCTTCAAGGCTCATACAGATTCCTTTAAGCTTGAAAGTAAACTGAAGGAATCAATCCTAGACAAGGTGTCCGTTGCAGAAGAGAGGGAATTGAGACTCAAAGATTTCAGCTGGGTAACTAATGGACTCAACAGACTTTTCAGATCAAGACGGGTTCTTTCTTATTCGTACCCGTTTGCATTTTACATGTTTGGTGAAGAGTTTTTTAAGGACGAGATGACAGACGAGGaaagggaaataaaaaagaatctatTTGAGGATCAGCAACAGCAGCTTGAGTCGAATGTTGAGAAACTCTCCATGTTTCTGGAGGAGCCCTTTCAGCAGTTCAGTCAGGATAAAGTTATGGATATAAGGATGCGCGTCATCAATCTGTCTGTGACCATTGATACCCTCTGTCAGAAAAT GTATGAATGCATTGAGAGCGATTTGTTGGGTTCTCTTCATCTAGGCACCCATCATATAGCTCCTTACAAGTCGAAGGGCATTGAAAGGGCATCGGAACTTTCCTCTTGTTGGAACACCAAACTTGGTTCTACAGATGAATACCTACCAAGTG ATTTTCAACTGCAAGGGCTGTCTGTTTGGAGGATGGAAAGACTGTTCATacctttgaaaagaaaagcattATTCCATTCTAAATGA